ATTTTCGCAACGTTACTCCACAACGCAATAATTTCATCTAAATGGTTATTGTTCGTGCGAATTTTCTTTCCTTTAATTATTTTTTCAGTTACTCTAATTGTCATTTTATTCACTCCTCTACATTTCTAAAGGTGAGCTTATCATAAAAATAATGACAGCTGTCTGTCATCATTTAACTTAATTTTGTTTATTCATTATAAATAAAACTGTACCAGAACAATACTAATCAAAATAAGAATACCAGGCAGAAAATTAGATACTCTGATTTTGCTGATTCCCATTATATTCAACCCAATACCTAAAATCATCAAACCACCGATTGCACTTATTTCCATCATCAATACATCCAACAGTTCTTTAGGAATATAACGCATCAGAATGCTGGCAAGGAAAGCAATGATACCTTGATAAAGAAAAACGGGTACTGCAGAAAAAAGGACACCAACGCCTAATGTCGCTGTCAACATAATTGACAAAAAACCATCCATAACAGCTTTTGTAAACAACGTTTGATGATTATTCGCTACGCCACTTTCTATAGC
This sequence is a window from Enterococcus sp. 7F3_DIV0205. Protein-coding genes within it:
- a CDS encoding DUF554 domain-containing protein — its product is MILLGSLVNGLAIIFGSLLGAVLRNISEQMKDTVTKGIGLGVVVLGVQMAFKTSSFIVILISLCLGAMLGELLGIEDKMNDLGLKLEKRFAKPGSNFAEGFVTASLIFMIGSMGIIGAIESGVANNHQTLFTKAVMDGFLSIMLTATLGVGVLFSAVPVFLYQGIIAFLASILMRYIPKELLDVLMMEISAIGGLMILGIGLNIMGISKIRVSNFLPGILILISIVLVQFYL